The Ignavibacteria bacterium genome contains the following window.
TTCTTGACCTTAAAATTTTATTTTACAACCTCAGGTTCTGCAATTGATATGATAATAGGTATCCTCTCTTTTACATCGATAGATTGCTCTTCATCAAGATTGATAACCTTTCTACCATACTTTTGAAATGAATATTCTTCACGAACTTCAAAATAAGATTCTTTCACTTGATCTAGAGCTTGTATATAGAGATTGTAATTAGTTTTACTGTCTGTCTTAACTGAGACAATTAGTTTTTTATTGTTTGGCAAATCAATTTTACTTCTTATCCTTACCTTAAGCTTTTCACCGATTTGAGCTAATGTGACTACTTCATCACTAAGCAGAATATCACCGTTTTCATTTATAAGCAAAGTTGCGAGTCGGTCTTTAGAGATCTCGGCTTGAATTTGTTCTTCAGGAGGTACAAATTCGGGTAACGTTAAACCGATACCTGTGTCCACGTCAATCGTCGTAGCAACCAAGAAGAAAAGCAAAAGTAAAAATGCAATATCAGCCATGGAGCTGGTTGGAATCTCAGCTTCTGGTGTTTTCTTTTTTCTAATTTGAGGCATTAAAAATTCCTGCGCTAAATTTACTTAGTTTACTTTTTTTGTTTGTAAGAGACTAAAGTGTCAATTAATTCGACTGAGCTCTCTTCCATTTCAACGACAATTTTATCAATTCGAGAAACAAAATAGTTGTATAAAACCTGTAGGATCATAGCTACTACTAGACCAAAAAGTGTGGTGAGCAATGCAACTGCGATACCACCAGCAACAATACTTGGTGAAATCTGATTTGCTTCTTTAATAGCGTCAAAAGCTTCAATCATACCTTGAACTGTTCCGGTGAATCCTAACATCGGGGCGATACTGATAAACGTAGAAATCCAAATTAATCCTCTCTCGAGGAATGACATTTCAATTCCACCGTAGGCAACTATTGCTTTCTCAGCAGCTTCGATTCCTTCATCGGATCTTAAAAGACCAGCATGAAAAACACTTGCAATTGGACCGCGGGTATTGGCGCAATAATCCTTTGCTCCTTCAATTCCTCCGTCGTCCATAGCTTTTTTAACACCAACCAAGAAATTTTTGGTGTTAATGTTTGCTCTCGTCAATGTCCAAAATCTTTCAATCGAGAAAGCCAATCCTAAAATCAAGCAAGCTAAAATTGGGTGCATGAATAAGCCGCCAGCATTATATTTTTCTGTTAGCCAGTTAAGCATACCGGTATCAGATGCTTGCGCTATGATTGCATTTATAAATCCAAAAATTCCAGAATATTCCATTTAAATTTACCTCCTAAAGATTGATAAATTATTATTGTTCAACATAGTTTAAATCGGTACAATTTTAAGACTTTGACATACGAAAGTCAATTGATTTTTCCCTTTCTTTTGAAGAATTCCGCCGAAAAAATTATTCAATTACTTTCAAACGAATTCCAACTGGAAAGTGATCGCTAAATCCGCCGAGATATCGGCCCGAACCAAAAGTTGGATACGGAGCACCTGCATATTTACCCTGACGAGTTGTATTCAAATCATTACTTAATATTTCAAAAGAATTGCATACATAATCGAACTTTTTATTATCCAACAATCCTTTTGAAACTATTATTTGGTCCAACATATTGAATTGCCCTTGATGAAAATATGTGCCTTTTTCCTGCTTAAATAAACTTTGAGAAAGATTATATAAATTTGATCCATACTCCGTTGACATATTACCACAATCAAAGTCCACAGCTAATAATGAAACCAAGATTGAATTATTATAAGGCATGTCATTAAAATCCCCCATAATAATAATGTTCGCTGTCTGATCTTTTGATAGAACTTCATCAACATTTTTTCTTAATATTGTTGCAGCTTTTATTCTGCGAGGTTCACTTTCAATTTCCCCACCACGTCTTGATGGCCAATGATTAACGAAAAAATGGAAAAACTCACTATCGATTTTTAATTTTGAATATAAAATATCGCGAGTCATCCCTTCTATGGGTACATTAATTGCAGTCGCATCAATAAATTCTATTCGATCTTTTTTATACAATAATGCAACATCAATACCGCGGGAATCAGGAGAATCAAAATGAATAATTTCGAATTCTAAATCTCTTAAATACCTTGAAGCCATTAGTTCGATCACACTTCGATTTTCAATTTCACAAACTCCCAAAATATCGGGTCCCTGACCTTCATTCATGCTTCGAATTATTTTTGAAAGATTACTGAGCTTTTTGTCGAATTTCTCCTCATCCCATCTCAATTGGTTATTTGGTAAATATTCGTCATCCCCCATGTTATTTGGATCATCAATTGTATCGAAAAGATTCTCCAAATTCCAAAATGCTACATAATAATTCGTCTGAGAACTGCAACTCTGGAACATTAATACCGATAATAAGAACGAAAGAAGAATTTTAATTTTCATAATTTTGAATTATCACTTTATTTTTTCGAGTTAATTTAAAATAACACTTATGTTCAAGAATTGGAAAATATTTTTATTTGTATTGTTGTTAATTACTAACGCAGCAAATTCGCAAAATCAAAAATATGATTTCTGGAGGATTGATGGAGCACTAAGAGGTGCAAACGTGCATCCTTATAAACATTTTTCATCCTATTCAATGCGTGAACCAATTTCACTTCAAGATATTATGGAGTTAAAAAATTTGGGGGCTAATTTATTAGTCGCAAACTACCCGGGCGTGTTTACTTATTTTTCTCCGTATGAAATCGATTCACTTCATTTAATGAATTTGGACTCGATTGTTAGTTACTCAAGAGAGTGCAGATTGAATCTCGTAATTTCATTGCGCAGCGGCCCAGGAAGATCACTTCAAGTTTTTGACAACGACGGCAGAGAAGATGAACTGCTTTTTCACGATTCATTTGCAATGGGTAAGTATATCGAAATGTGTGAATTCATTGCTGACCGATATAAGAAAAACGACCACATAATTGGGTATAATTTTATTTTAGAACCCCATGCCGATTATCCTGTTTACTTACCTCCAGTTTTTGATTCAACTTATTTTAAGTTCGTCGATGAACTCATTTCTCGGATCAGGAAAGTTGATTCTGTAACACCAATAATTATTCAGCCGCTTGGGTGGGCTTATCCGGATAGATTTTTTTCAATGAAAGTCCTTAACGATCCATTTTTGGTTTATTCATGTAATATGTATTTCCCTCACCAATTCACAAATGAGTTAAATGATTCCGTTTACCCTGGCAGCTATTATTATCGTGATTCACTTGTTCAAATTGATTCATCAATCTTTAAAGATTTATTCTATAATGTGATTCAATTTAAAAAAGTTAATGATGTACCAATTTTTATTAACGAATATGGCGGACGGAGATTTAAAAAAGGATTCTTAAATTATCTTAAAGATCTGCATTCGCTCTTTATTTCGGAAGGATTTCACTTCGCATTTTACATTTGGAAGAGTGAATGGGGTGATGTGAATGGTGAATCATTTGGTGATTACAATTACCTTAAAGGTCCGGATGGGAATTCAATTAATGAGAACCATGAGAATGAGTTGATGGATGAGTTCAAGCGGATTTGGTTTAAAGAATAGTTAAGATTCAATTACACAAACTGCTACAACATAATTGTCTGAGTGTGAAATAGATAACATAATTTTTTCTTTGATCTTTCTCTTTGTTCTGATACT
Protein-coding sequences here:
- a CDS encoding endonuclease/exonuclease/phosphatase family protein, with the protein product MKIKILLSFLLSVLMFQSCSSQTNYYVAFWNLENLFDTIDDPNNMGDDEYLPNNQLRWDEEKFDKKLSNLSKIIRSMNEGQGPDILGVCEIENRSVIELMASRYLRDLEFEIIHFDSPDSRGIDVALLYKKDRIEFIDATAINVPIEGMTRDILYSKLKIDSEFFHFFVNHWPSRRGGEIESEPRRIKAATILRKNVDEVLSKDQTANIIIMGDFNDMPYNNSILVSLLAVDFDCGNMSTEYGSNLYNLSQSLFKQEKGTYFHQGQFNMLDQIIVSKGLLDNKKFDYVCNSFEILSNDLNTTRQGKYAGAPYPTFGSGRYLGGFSDHFPVGIRLKVIE
- a CDS encoding biopolymer transporter ExbD, whose product is MPQIRKKKTPEAEIPTSSMADIAFLLLLFFLVATTIDVDTGIGLTLPEFVPPEEQIQAEISKDRLATLLINENGDILLSDEVVTLAQIGEKLKVRIRSKIDLPNNKKLIVSVKTDSKTNYNLYIQALDQVKESYFEVREEYSFQKYGRKVINLDEEQSIDVKERIPIIISIAEPEVVK
- a CDS encoding glycoside hydrolase family 5 protein, whose translation is MFKNWKIFLFVLLLITNAANSQNQKYDFWRIDGALRGANVHPYKHFSSYSMREPISLQDIMELKNLGANLLVANYPGVFTYFSPYEIDSLHLMNLDSIVSYSRECRLNLVISLRSGPGRSLQVFDNDGREDELLFHDSFAMGKYIEMCEFIADRYKKNDHIIGYNFILEPHADYPVYLPPVFDSTYFKFVDELISRIRKVDSVTPIIIQPLGWAYPDRFFSMKVLNDPFLVYSCNMYFPHQFTNELNDSVYPGSYYYRDSLVQIDSSIFKDLFYNVIQFKKVNDVPIFINEYGGRRFKKGFLNYLKDLHSLFISEGFHFAFYIWKSEWGDVNGESFGDYNYLKGPDGNSINENHENELMDEFKRIWFKE
- a CDS encoding MotA/TolQ/ExbB proton channel family protein, coding for MEYSGIFGFINAIIAQASDTGMLNWLTEKYNAGGLFMHPILACLILGLAFSIERFWTLTRANINTKNFLVGVKKAMDDGGIEGAKDYCANTRGPIASVFHAGLLRSDEGIEAAEKAIVAYGGIEMSFLERGLIWISTFISIAPMLGFTGTVQGMIEAFDAIKEANQISPSIVAGGIAVALLTTLFGLVVAMILQVLYNYFVSRIDKIVVEMEESSVELIDTLVSYKQKK